In Acidobacteriota bacterium, the DNA window CCGGGAGGGGTGATTTTTCTCTTCGAAGGTGCTATATTAGGGCTACTCGGCGGCTCTCTCCAAGACACACGCCGAGTTTCCCTGGACGGCCGGAAGCCCCCCCATTCCGGCCGTCCGTCTTTTTGGGCACGGCCTTCCGCCTTGATCGGGGCGGCTTCGGCTCCCCATCCTTCAGGGCCGATCCAGGCTGAACAGTCCCAGGGCGTTCCGGGTGGTGGTCCGGGCCAGGTCCAGAGGGTCCATCCCCAGGAACCGCGCCAAGTGGCCCCCCACGACGGCCACGTGCGCGGGTTCGCACCGCTTCCCGCGGAACGGCGGGGGGGCGAGGTACGGCGCATCGGTCTCCAGGAGAAGCCGTTCGGGCGGAACCGTTCTCAGGGCCTCCCGGATCCCCGAGGCCTTGGGGAAGGTGGCGATTCCGGAGAAGGAAAGGTGCATCCCGAGCGCCAGAAAGGCCTCGGCCTCCTGGACTCCATAGGTGTAGCAGTGGACGACCCCCCGCAGGGCGCTCCCGGCCTCCCGCAGTATGCCCACCGTATCCTCGAAGGCGCTCCGGGAGTGGACGACCACGGGAAGGCCCCGGTCCAGAGCCAGGCGGACCTGCTCCGAGAAGGCCAGGCGCTGGATCTGGCGCTCCGAAAGATCGTAATGATAGTCGAGTCCGATCTCTCCCACGGCGCAGATGCTCGGGTGCGATAAGGCCTTCCCGAGGAGGAGAGCGGAATCCGGGCCCCAAAGGGAGGCCTCGTGCGGATGCAGGCCGGCGGTGGCCTTCCCCCCTACCTCCTGGGCCAGGACCGCCGAGGCGAGCCAGTCGCCCGGACACGTACCGACGATGACCATGCGGGTGACCCCCGCGGCGCGCGCACGCTCGAGGACCTGGGCGCGGTCGCCGTGGAAGGCCTCCATGGCCAGGTGGCAATGGCTGTCGGTCCAGGGCCCCTCGGTGGTCACGGGATCGGCTCCTCGCC includes these proteins:
- a CDS encoding TatD family hydrolase; amino-acid sequence: MTTEGPWTDSHCHLAMEAFHGDRAQVLERARAAGVTRMVIVGTCPGDWLASAVLAQEVGGKATAGLHPHEASLWGPDSALLLGKALSHPSICAVGEIGLDYHYDLSERQIQRLAFSEQVRLALDRGLPVVVHSRSAFEDTVGILREAGSALRGVVHCYTYGVQEAEAFLALGMHLSFSGIATFPKASGIREALRTVPPERLLLETDAPYLAPPPFRGKRCEPAHVAVVGGHLARFLGMDPLDLARTTTRNALGLFSLDRP